From the Carassius carassius chromosome 34, fCarCar2.1, whole genome shotgun sequence genome, the window ATTGTTGAATAGCTTGCTCCTCCTCTGTATTAGATCTGCACCTTCACtatctgtttttaaatatatgttaaaaacgTACCTTTTTGATATGCCATTTTAAAACAGTGAATTTTCTACTGgactgttttatagtattattttgtattgtcttattgaaatgtttttattgttgttgttcagcACATTGGTCAACCCATGGTTGTGGTtaatagtgctatataaataaaaatgactgacATTGACAATCAGACGTTGCTCCTGGAAATCATGAAGTTGTAATGTAGTGAAGAGAAAATGCTCAAGTTGTGACAAATCTGGATGTAAAGCTCAACGGAGAGATCTACAGCAGAACAGATCAGACCCTGTATCCTTTTCATGGAGCAGAGGGAAAGTGACACATGGGACTGATTGAGGATGctttcaattattttttacaagttAGATGTGAGAGTAGAGGCTGAGATTTCTTAGTCTAAAACAAAAAGAGAGTTTTGTGTTATTACCGATGTTCTCTGATTTGAAGGAGTTGGATAGGATGATTTCCAGAAGCTTGAATGTGACAACAGACCATTTTATCTCCAGGATGACTGGCTGTGTCAACTGTTCCTAATGTTCTTCATTTCCTCATCTTCCTCTAGTCATCCCAACAGTACACAGTCCTTAGAATTTCACAAATACATGTTTATATGGTCACGTGAATAAAATAGTCTTGTTGATGAAGTATTCTTCAGTCTTGTTGAAAGACCACTAAAAAATGAAAGTGTTGTCATGTTATTCCAAACGGACTTCCTTCTAACTGTATGGGATATAAcaggaaatattttaataaatatgaaagaTTTCTATTCAACGAAACCACTTCCTCTAATATGCAATTTGGTATGCACTTACtagataaataaaaatttcaAGCAAAAGAAGAATATTTGCCAATAGTTTCTAATGTATGCAATCCAGATTGCTATGGCACAAGACTGAATGGGGTGTTCTAGAGGCAACTGAGCACATCGAAAGCTAAGAATTTGTCCTCACATACTTCTGTGTCTATTAACCATCTATATGAATTCACAGAACAATATTGATAAACAATGCAGAACTCAGTGAGTCACATAATATTTTTGGACTTAAGCAGTCTTTGCTCTAATGAACTGCACACCTTCAACAAAGTGTtaaaaaatgagaattctgtcatcacttactcaccctcacctcatgtcgttccgagcctgcatgacttactttcttctgctaaacacaatttttttattatttatttttccattactACAGTACTACAGTGTAATGTCACTGCGCCaatcattatgccacaaatgctctCAGTCAAGCTAAACTTTTATCTCATTAGGAATATTACTGCATTTCTAAATTTGAATTGTCATTATGATCATAGTAATATGTATATGCTTAATTCTACAGCATATATTCATCATACTACATGCtaagtgcaaaaataaacaatgatTATTTGCCAGCCAAACTGAAAAGTAAGGCTACAGCATGGATGATAAATAATTGAATCTTATTTTAGAGCATGAAAATGATGTTAATTCAAATCTCAAAGAAACTCTTTTACAACCTCAGCACATGGTTTGTCTAGTCAAGCACACTATTTCAGACGGTTTAGTGCCAGAGGTGCAATCCTGATGTTGGCGGTAAAAATATCTCTATGCAGAAGAATCATATGACACATCTGCATAGATCAGGAGGAGGCAGCTAGACAGGATACCCTACATGCATAGATTGCTGTTCACTGAATATGTTTTATGTGCATATTGTCAATGCTTATGAATTTTTTCACAATAAGTAGTCATTgactagttgtcacacttttttaGTAAGATTTTGCTTGGGTTAGGGTTATTTCTGAAAGCAACATACTATAAAATGGTATTTgtttaacaatagtaataataatagtaataatgataataataataataataataataacaatttagaaGATTTGCATTTTGCTGTTGTTCTGTAGAAATTgtattaaatactttatattttacaGTACAGTGGTATTATAGCTACAGTAATATATTTCTTGTTTGTTTATTGAtgtgattacatttttaaaatgaactatatatatatatatatatatatatatatatatatatatatatagtatttgctaaatgtgttttataatcatttttataaatatttcttaaattgttaaataatattttcatttaataatgaacaattatttcataaataactgtttatttaatatgtaatgaTTATGTAGTCATAttgaatgggtaaaaaaaaaacaataatgaggCATGTTTAAAAAATGGTCACCCTTTTTACAcctgctgatttttttttcaatagtttaacttttgttttataattgaaaattgTGTTTAAATGCTTAAACATATTTCAAGTTTTCTGTGAGGATTAGGGTGTGGGTTAGgatcaatttatatatttaaaaaaagaaaggaaattgaCATTTGGTTTAATATTTAGTTGTGATGCATTGTTGCATATGATACATTGACatcagtacattttaaatgtgattaatgTCATAATATATAATTCTATTAATAAGTCTTGTTTTGCCCTTATGCGTTAGCAGTCCCCGCGCGCCCCTAATGAAATCAGTGATGTCATTCACGCACAGACGCTCGTCTCATCTTCAAGTTCCAAACGGACAAAATTAATCAGTCTTTTATGTCAAGTATTTGGAGGTTTTAAAGAGAAATTACGCTGAAAGAAACTTTCTGGGGTCTGAATCCAATGACAGAACTCTGGACTCGTCGTGTTCTGGAGAACAGGACTCAGCAGTTCCCGCTCACCAGCACAGATTCCCCGCCGCTGGATAATTTGGATGTGAACACTGATATTTTTTCTAAAGTGCTTGTGACGTTCATTTACACTGTGCTGTTTGCAGTCGGCTTAATCGGTAACTCCACGATCCTGTACATATCTCTCCAAAAGAGGTCCATACACCTCCAAAGCACCGTTCATTATCACCTCGCCAGTCTCGCGGTGTCCGACCTGCTGATTCTGGTGCTGTGTATGCCGGTGGAGCTGTACAACTTCATTTGGATTCATCACCCGTGGGCTTTCGGTGAAGTGGTCTGCAGAGGCTATTACTTTGTGCGGGACGGGTGTTCGTACGCGACGGGGTTAAATATCGTGAGTCTGAGCGTGGAGCGCTACATGGCGCTCTGCCACCCGTTCAAAGCCAGGAGTCGGATGTCCCGCGGACGCAGCAGGAGACTCATCTGCGCGCTCTGGTGCGCGTCGCTTATTCTCGCCTCTCCGATGCTTCTGACGATGGGGCAAATTTACGTGGGTGAAGAAAGCATCTGCACGACCGTGGCCTCCTTCAACATGGCCAAAACAGTTCTACAGGTGCATGAAGTCATaatcattttaaacatatattttttttaaaacattaatgctTTTTAAACAAAAGAAATGTCCTTTGACTTCCGTAAGAAGAAGTCTGTCCCTGTGCTGACTGCTGTCATTAAGGGACATCAGGTAAAAGTGGTCATCAAGGAGTATAAATATTTAGGCACTGTATTTGTTAATAAACGCAATTTTGAGGGAAACAGGTATTATTAGAGGGAAAGCGCTCCAGTGTATGTATTTTTGAGGAACTTTTCATatggatgtttattttattacgaTGTTTTATACTTGTTTTATTGAATCCGTTTTTCTATTAGTTaagccacctttatttatatagcacttttaacattacagattgtgtcaaagcaactttacggcattaaatagggaaaaaaaagtatcaataatgaaaaatgaccTTGTTTGGGGAAGTTTGAGAAATAAATAtgcaatttatttacatttaaacctTGACATAAACtgaaattttcagatttttttttcagaatgtaaaatatttcacatgcATTCTTCACTATTTTTCAATAATCAGATAATTTTGTGTTGACAGTCAGATGTTATTGATTCCACTGAAGCACAAGATACTTTTTGGGTAGAAAATATTAGCACAGGGAGGGGATTTTTTATTCCCCACTTAACTTTTGGGAAACAATCATTACATATGCCATAATGTGTCCCATCCCCACATTTTGAATACTCCCTTTTTCAGTATGAAATGTTTTTCCTTACAGGTTAATGCCCTTCTCTCTTTTGTGGTGCCAGTGCTGGTGATCACAGTGATGAACGGCCTGATTGGACATAGATTCCAGAGAATGACCCATCATGACTTAACCTGTTCAGCAGCTTCAGATCACAGCGTCACAACAGAATCAAACCGTGAGCGATCCTTACACCATGGTGTCAAAGTCCTACGTGAGTGAAAAAAATGCACAATTTTAATATGTTCAGTTTTTGATGACACGGTAACTTAGAAATTCTACAGTTGAAACCCAACAgaatagaaatgtatttaatcaCTCCACAACTAAGAGTCTCTGATAGGTGGTACAAACATGGGATTAATGTttggtgtctttttttttataacatattttagaCACAATTCTTAAAGTTTCTTTATCCATTTTTTCTCAATCAACAAAAATTcttccaaacaaagccacaaaATAACCGCTGCAACAGAGTAGTGGTGTTTCCttactgaatgattcagtgatctCAGTCAAATTGACTGAGTGAATGATTTTATTATGATTGCTTTATTCTTAAATGaagtttttgaacaaattggttCAGTGTTTCAAATggctcactcataaagacagtcacttgtctCCAACTATTGGCCAAAACAAATTGTTACATAATTAATGTTATGAGATGTCACTGGTGTGGTATTCTTTATGTACATTTACAGCAATAATATTTACCATCTACAGTAGGTGTAGATAAGGTGCAAAGATGTAACTTTTAGTCTTTGTGCCTTAGGATACTTCCCTAGTAACAgatgtttaccttttttttctgagagtgtttttatcatatttttcaaaGGTACCGATAATAACTTTAAAttactagtaaaaatgtatttgaagttCATTGTCATATGTTTTTCTCTGCTATCAGGTTGGGTTGTTTTTGCCTTTGTTATATGTTGGTTTCCTTATCATTGTCGTCGACTGATGTACTGCTATATTACTGAGTGGACAAAGTGAGTTTGCATTTACATATgactaaaataaatgcttttcaaatAATATCCAGATTTtataa encodes:
- the LOC132114561 gene encoding neurotensin receptor type 1-like; the protein is MTELWTRRVLENRTQQFPLTSTDSPPLDNLDVNTDIFSKVLVTFIYTVLFAVGLIGNSTILYISLQKRSIHLQSTVHYHLASLAVSDLLILVLCMPVELYNFIWIHHPWAFGEVVCRGYYFVRDGCSYATGLNIVSLSVERYMALCHPFKARSRMSRGRSRRLICALWCASLILASPMLLTMGQIYVGEESICTTVASFNMAKTVLQVNALLSFVVPVLVITVMNGLIGHRFQRMTHHDLTCSAASDHSVTTESNRERSLHHGVKVLRWVVFAFVICWFPYHCRRLMYCYITEWTNTLYDFYHYFYMMTNVLFYVSSVINPILYNLVSSNYRQVFFSTVAYFCNMHSKSQSTIKNKRSLQLPQHLHLSLVTPRNSQQTLCPKVIMETMY